The genomic window TGAAGTTTGGTCGAGCAGCACagcaattaacattttataagcCTTTGTTGATATATCAGTGACTTCTGCACACAAACTGGaacataattcttttatttctctctctctctctccctgaATTCAGTGCATCCATGCAATTGTTTGTGTAGGGTGGTGCAGAGAGAGAGCAAGGTCTGCTTCAGATACTGACTGAGATGGATGGATTTAAGGAATTTACATCACAGGTGTgcttgtattatttatttgggCTGGagacattgaatttttttgatcaACAGCTAAACTTGGGTTTGTCAGGTGCTGGTTATAGGAGCAACAAATAGACTTGATATTCTTGATCCTGCTCTCTTGAGAAAAGGTCGTTTTGACAAGATTGTGAGAGTTGGTTTGCCATCTAAGGATGGCAGATTGGCAATATTGAATGTATTTcttcaaaatgataaaaaattcaagatctcTAAATTTGTGTTGACATCATCACTGGGACTTAACTTGTGCAGGTGCATgctagaaataaattttttcggTCAGAAAAGGAAAGGGACGCTCTACTGCAGGAAATTGCTGAGCTTACAGAAGATTTTACTGGGGCAGAGCTGCAGAACATACTGTGCGTAATGCCTAATGGATAGTTCTACGTATTGAATATGCACAGTTCTACTTCTGATTGAATATCAGTAAAAGGAGATGCTAATTTCTTCATAAACTGAATGACAGGAATGAAGCTGGAATTTTGACTGCCAGGAAGGATTTAGACTATATTGGGCGAGAAGAACTTTTAGAGGCCTTGAAGAGGGTTAGGGCTGCTCTTTTTCTGTCTCTCTTTTTGcacaaaataacaatttttttcttaaaataaatgtgAAAACCATGTTTACTTCCACTTCCAACATTCTCATTTTCTCAATTCATTTGCTATGTGATTGTGCAGCAAAAAGGCACATTTGAAACAGGACAAGAAGATAGTACTGAGATTCCTGAGGAATTGAAATTAAGATTGGCATACAGAGAAGCAGCTGTTGCTATTCTTGCATGCTACCTTCCGGATCCCTTCCGCCCTTTCACAGAGGTAATTGAAGAATATGCTCCGGGGTTGTATTTTGTGATCAAGTGTTGAGATATCTGACAGTTATGTATTTGAATGTATCTCCTCCTGCAGACTGATATAAACTCTATCACCAGCCAGCCAAATATGCGTTATGCAGAAACTGCAGGAAGGATTTTTGCAAGGAAATCAGATTATGTGAACTCTATAGTGCGTGCATGTGCTCGTAGGTTACATGAATCTTGTTCTTgtcctaaaatatcattgttacATACATTTATGTTTAGCATTTGTTTTAAAACAGATTAATGTAGTATGTTTAATGGATCAATGCTGTGAACTtttgaatatgtttttgtttgtttttctatcattttataaaaggaaatctgttttgaaagcaaataaatgaatttttattcttcctaCCTAGAGCATTTAAATCAAGCATCCCATCAAAGCAATCTTTGTTTCCCTGCATAATCGGATCatcttttgctttaaaaaactcaaggtttaaattttggtttaattATTGAGCTTTGAGTTTAAATCCTAgatatcctctttttttttttttttttcaatttctgttGACATTTTCTTTAAGCTTCAAGTTTTGGGGGAGTTTATCATCTGGAAAATACTGACCTAAGGATTTGCTTTAACTTCCAAGAATTCTCCTCaacaattatttaatataacaGTCTTACATTTACATAATTTCACTGGATAAAGACAAAGtgccaaacaaaaacaaatggaaaaacaCCAAGGAACTGCATGTGGAGTATTATTGGGGAAAGATTTTAATCACAAAACAATTAGAAAGAGTCTCCTGCATACTTCATCTTTTAGGCACCTTCTGACTGTTGGCCTTGATTGTAATTTATGCTTTTAACTCCTATTTAGCAGTCTTCTGAATCAGGTCTCATCACTGAATCATACTCATGGACTGTGTATTAAAAGGCTTTATTGttgtttcttctttcctttctttgtctttgttttttttccccttaaagcATATAAGGAGTTTTACTGGTAATCTGATGTAGCTAGAGTGATTGAGGAGGAGATGTTTGGGATAAACAACATGTGTTGGATCTCTGCAAAGGCTACCTTGGAAGCTTCGCGCCATGCAGAATTTCTTATTCTCCAAACTGGGATGACAGCATTTGGGAAAGCATTCTACAGGAAACATAATGATCTTGTGCCCAATGTATATTTCTGGGAACCAATTGCCAAATCTGTTAGAGCTTTATGCACATTTTTGAATAGATTTTCTGAATGCATATATtgcatttgtaattttttattttatttttatttttcacaacaGCTTGCAGCTAAACTTGAAGCTCTGCGAGATGAATACATGCGATACGCTGTGGACAAATGTTCATCTGTCCTGAGAGAATATCATTCAGCTGTAGAAACAATTACAGGTTACATTTTTGGCTTTATCAATTTGTTAATAAGTTATTTGTTGAAACTTGGTCATTTGAGGCATTTCTATATGTGAAATGCTTGATATCTGTTGGCCTCATTCCTTCATTCTGTGCAGACATTTTACTTGAGAAGGGACAGATAGAAGCGTCAGAAATTTGGGACATATACAAAAGAGCTCCTCGAATACCTCAAGTGAGTTCTTGACCTTATCCTTGAATATGATTATTTCAAGTTGCTTATTATAGAAATTGAGTTTAGAATTGGTCTAcgatttctttttgaattttcttaaaacACTATTATCTTGACTGTTACTATcctgatttgatttatttgattttagttttatagTCTGGTTCTGCAGAAATTTGTACCAGTTGTTCTCTTgtgtcatttaaaaataatttgggaCATGTTACACAATATTAAACTTGTGAAGTGCTTGCAGAGTATAAAATACATGTTTATATGACGATGTCTTACATTTACTAGTAGACATTTTAAGGGGGATAGGTCAAATTATACTGCAACATCAAATTCTGATGGCACTTGCAATATCTCAAATAAGTGGTGATGAAAATAATTAGGTTACAAGTTTTGTTTAGATAAAGGAAAACCTGTAAAGGAAAAAGGGTAGACCAGGGAAGGAGAAGTTGCACAAAACATCAAGGTTCATGGCAGCTCCTCTCCTTCTCTGCTCTCATGCTTGTTCAGTTAACTTGTCATGCCACAGTTTCTAGATGTTTAAATAATAAAGGGTTGATGATTGGGATATTTATGATGATTTAAGCATTTTAATTTCTGTATTCTATTACTCGTTATTCAGCCCGCTGTAAATCCTGTTGATGAATATGGAGCCCTAATTTATGCTGGACGATGGGGGATCCATGGGATTACCCTTCCTGGGAGGGTTACATTTGCACCTGGAAATGTTGGGTTTGCAACCTTTGGTGCACCCCGCCCTATGGAGGTAATGAAGTCGTGTGAATTCCAGTAGTCCACATTAAATTCATTGTCGTGCTAGTAATGCTGACTGTTTCTTTTTCAAATGGTTTCGTGAACAGACACAAGTTGTCAGTGATGAAACTTGGAAGCTAATGGATGGTATCTGGGATCAAAGGGTTCAGGAAATAAGATCTGAAGCTTCAATGGAGATTGAAGAAGACAAGGAGAGGCCACAACTTTTGATGGCCAGCCATTTCCTTTGAAAACAGATGGGTTTTTTCTTAGATATAAAAAAGGTGGGGgttttttcttcattgtttgTATTCAGTTACTTCTcatgctctttctttctttcttccattGTCTTTCTGGGTGGTGGAGTTTCATGAAATGCATAAAGACAAGCAAATGATGCGCACTGTCCATTCTAGTCAACTCATAGAAGACATTTCCCTTCCCTTACagtctccttttcctttttggtcAGTTACATAAACTTGTTCCATAGGCAAGATGCAGTTGCTTCTTGCCATGAAGAAGGGGCCTCAAAATTTTCAggggaaaatgaaaaggaaataaaactaAACCACTTTCTGTTATTTATTATTGCTCTGTAATTGTAGTAGGAAATTCTGGTTTGAACCACTGGCATTTTCTAagagtttattttgtaaaatcttatccttgttttgataaGTAGCATAAAGTCTTGAAAAATCATCAGCAAGCTCCACCACCCTTGAATCCTCCACGCTTGCCAGAGGCTGGATCAACCTGGAAGTTGGGTTCACTGTCTTCCCCCAAGAACATAATTAGTGAGCACATACTTGGGCTGGACAAGTTGTCAAACCAAGTTAAGTGTTGCATGGAATAGGAATCAAGCATGTTGATATAGAAACAACTTTGTTGTTATGATATCCGCTgagcatttttctttttcttggtgaCAGTTTATGGTCCTGCTGCCACAGTCTTGTTCGCTAACTTTGTGGCTGTTTATCTTTTTCTACAATATGATTGAAGCTTCTTTTCTGTTGAAACAGTAGCAGCACATTATTTTTGTATACTCAAAAGACATGCCACTAATATGTTGGTCTGAGACTCTCAGCTCCTATGTGCAGGTGGACTTGCAATCTCACAAAGGCTATGTCTCCACGGTAACAGGTCTTTTACTTgcattattatcataattttccaAGATTAAGCAGGATTGTCAAATCTGAGAAAGGGTTGAATTCAGTCAATCTCAAAGATACAGGTGCTAATTGTGAATCCATCAGCCGACAATTTGTTCAGTATCAACTGTTGCTGGATGCTATGATTACTACACGGGCCAGCATGGAAGTGGGAAATGGAAAGACTTTTTTCAGTGGTCGATTTTTAATTGGTTGCTATCAGTTTAGATATCTAGGCAGATCAATTATTTGAATCTTAGCAAGTCAAAGCTTACCAGAATTAAACAAATTGGTGAATTTGTGAATCATCTTCAATTTGCTACCATCCCATTATAAGTCGATGCAACAAGCCAGTTGACTTGTCCATCACTAGTTTTCATTATAGAAGGACTCGCTGTTGCGTCCCCTTTGTAATTACTTCTGTGAACGACATCATCTGCAGATTCAAGGCTGTTGAACTCGAGGCCCCTTATATTGACAATCCCAGGATGTTTAGTATTTTCCAATGGCAAGAAAATGAATATTGCCACTGCTTTCTCTACCCATCAGGTCCTTCAATCCCTTTGTCTTGTAAGTCCAACTGCCAGTTTTCCAGTTGAAGTGATACAGTGGAAGAAATCTCTGGCCGTAAATGGCTATAAACTCGATAGCTGTAAGAATGAACTTGAATTCCTCATCGGACATGTAGCAAGGGAAGCTCACTCTTGTTCGTCCTGGCTTTACCCCAACATAACCCTAGAACAAAACATCAACATTAGTACAGTTAACAAGGAACATCGAATATTTATAACAactgcaattaaaaataatttttggcaGCATTTTAATATCTAGCAACTTTTACAAGTAGCCCCGAGCCAGTGCGATCAGAAGTTGAATAGCGTTTTTCTGGTAAATGTCTAGCATGGATTTGCAGAGAGACTTCTCAAATATTAATGTTGTTTACAAGTGATTGAAAAACAAGAATATCTTATAAATGAAAGCAGCTATTTGGAGAGCTATTACCTCTTCAATGGTAGATCTAATGGCAAGGGAGGAGCCCTCATTGCATGGAGCAAAGTATGACCATAAGGACCAGCACAAGCACACCCATCACGAGCTTGAATACCAAATAAGTCTTTAAGGACTGCTGCAACAAAAGATCCATGGAGAGGCTTGTCTCTCTTGTTTCCTGTCTCTTCCCGCATGTAAAGAACCCCCATATTCCTTCTATCCTTACTATCACTCCTAGAGTTTGTAGTAGAGTATACGAGGAAGGAATcaatttaatgataaatatttttatcatgataatcttataaaaaataatgtatagtattttttaaaaataattttatttttaaaaatatattaaaataattcttttattttttttattccagcacattaaaaatactaaaaaaattaatttaatattttataaaactaaaaatattcttaaaaagtattttaaaacataaacataaGCTATGTAAAACACCTTTGATGATTTACATTTTACACCACTGATTTTCCAAGTGAAAATAGCGTCACTCTTTAAAAAGGGTATGATTGTGATTGTAACTTGAAAGCCACTTTGCTATTTTTTGGAATACCAAACTCTTATTTTTGTCGAAGAGGCAAGTATTTGCCTTGCAGAGTTTCCTTTCCTGTCACTTGCTTCACTTCTCCGGCACGCTTTCCTTCTCTCAAAACACCCACTTCCTTTACCTTTggtcgtcgtcgtcgtctttCAAAAGGGTATGATGGTTATTGTAAATTGATAGCCACTTTGCTATTTTTGGAATACCAATCTCTTATTTTTGTCCAAGAGGACAAGTATTTGCCTTGCCTAGTTCCCTTTACTGTCACTTCACTTCTCCGGCACGTTTTCCTTCTCTCAAAACACCCACTTCCCTTACCTTTGGTCGTCGTCGTCTTCTTATTCTTCTCCCTTTTGGCCTCCAAATTTCCCTTTCAATCAATtcttccatttccttcttctcccAAGCAAGCAAATCCATTATTCCCCCACTTTCTTCCTCTTTTCCCGTATCTTTTTTCATCCTTTCCTTCCAAATCAACTACTCAATAGCCACACTTTTCTTGACCTTTATCGCTAGCATCCCActcactttatttttaaaacccaacaacccaaaaacttaaaccaaaactaa from Populus trichocarpa isolate Nisqually-1 chromosome 5, P.trichocarpa_v4.1, whole genome shotgun sequence includes these protein-coding regions:
- the LOC18099026 gene encoding probable inactive ATP-dependent zinc metalloprotease FTSHI 4, chloroplastic isoform X1, with amino-acid sequence MKSLVSNSILQIPNSSLAIQFPHKLVFKTKLSFRDRHSLLFRNHKSLKFTAFVASSSNSVTSSSNSAQVAEEDPESTQLFEKLKEAERKRINKLEELERRADIQLERNLVMASNWSRALLMMRGKLKGTEWDPENSHRIDFSDFLRLVNSNNVQFMEYANYGQNVSVILPYYKEAKKEGSEGNSNKEIIFRRHVVDRMPIDCWNDVWQKLHQQIVNVDVHNVNAVPAEVYSTVATAVIWAMRLALSIVLYLWIDNMTRPIYAKLIPCDLGKPSETVRQPLKRRALGSLGKSRAKFISAEETTGVTFDDFAGQEYIKRELQEIVRILKNDEEFQDKGIYCPKGVLLHGPPGTGKTLLAKAIAGEAGLPFFAANGTDFVEMFVGVAASRVKDLFASARSFAPSIIFIDEIDAIGSKRGGPDIGGGGAEREQGLLQILTEMDGFKEFTSQVLVIGATNRLDILDPALLRKGRFDKIVRVGLPSKDGRLAILNVHARNKFFRSEKERDALLQEIAELTEDFTGAELQNILNEAGILTARKDLDYIGREELLEALKRQKGTFETGQEDSTEIPEELKLRLAYREAAVAILACYLPDPFRPFTETDINSITSQPNMRYAETAGRIFARKSDYVNSIVRACAPRVIEEEMFGINNMCWISAKATLEASRHAEFLILQTGMTAFGKAFYRKHNDLVPNLAAKLEALRDEYMRYAVDKCSSVLREYHSAVETITDILLEKGQIEASEIWDIYKRAPRIPQPAVNPVDEYGALIYAGRWGIHGITLPGRVTFAPGNVGFATFGAPRPMETQVVSDETWKLMDGIWDQRVQEIRSEASMEIEEDKERPQLLMASHFL